Proteins encoded by one window of Simiduia curdlanivorans:
- a CDS encoding acyltransferase family protein, whose translation MNNNTFYKNNFNLIRIFAALQVVHYHLVSIYGVDASYFHVVVLKILGFFPGVPVFFFISGLLISRSWESSRSWKDYALKRAARIEPALFVSVIFAIALIYTTNYFELAGSPPDIFQLILLTLSKVTIVQFYNPDYLRAYGDGVLNGSLWTITVELQFYILIPLLYLIAGKRIPKIAFFSMFFIFIFANILYDYLSSNISNNIPLKLFRVSFAPWIFMFIAGVIFQQNFERAHRYLNGKFTPLLIGYLAFSYGALQLGADFGNSLNPLMFIFLSAVIFSAAYTNESLADNTLSNIDISYGTYLYHMPIINWFLYSKITPTYLTGTLIFVITLIVSLASWLFIEKPALDLAKRHIKRNESKNKAAAS comes from the coding sequence ATGAACAATAACACTTTTTACAAAAATAATTTCAACTTAATTCGTATTTTTGCGGCATTGCAAGTTGTGCACTATCATCTCGTATCAATCTACGGAGTTGATGCTAGTTATTTTCATGTGGTTGTGCTCAAAATACTAGGATTCTTCCCCGGAGTTCCCGTGTTCTTTTTTATCAGTGGCCTTTTGATTAGCAGATCATGGGAATCAAGTAGGTCATGGAAAGACTACGCGCTTAAACGAGCTGCCAGAATTGAACCTGCATTATTTGTAAGCGTAATTTTTGCTATTGCGCTTATATACACAACCAATTATTTTGAACTGGCTGGATCGCCCCCCGACATCTTTCAACTAATTTTGCTGACGCTATCTAAAGTAACAATAGTGCAATTCTACAACCCAGACTACCTTCGTGCATATGGTGACGGGGTCTTGAACGGAAGCCTATGGACAATTACTGTAGAACTTCAATTTTATATCCTTATACCGCTGCTCTACTTAATAGCGGGAAAAAGAATTCCAAAAATCGCATTCTTCTCAATGTTCTTCATTTTCATTTTTGCAAACATTCTTTACGACTACTTATCGAGCAACATTTCAAACAACATTCCTCTAAAACTTTTTCGTGTCTCCTTCGCCCCATGGATATTCATGTTTATAGCTGGAGTTATATTCCAACAGAATTTCGAAAGAGCGCATCGGTATCTAAACGGGAAGTTCACTCCCCTACTAATTGGATACCTAGCCTTCAGCTACGGTGCGCTTCAACTAGGCGCCGACTTCGGCAACTCATTAAACCCGTTGATGTTCATATTCCTTTCTGCTGTTATTTTTTCAGCCGCATATACAAATGAATCCCTAGCAGATAATACACTTAGCAACATTGACATATCTTACGGCACATATCTCTATCACATGCCAATAATCAACTGGTTCTTATACTCAAAGATCACCCCCACCTACCTTACTGGCACATTGATATTTGTGATTACATTAATAGTCAGTTTAGCCTCTTGGCTGTTTATCGAAAAGCCGGCCTTAGATTTAGCAAAGCGGCACATAAAAAGGAATGAAAGCAAAAACAAGGCAGCAGCATCATGA
- a CDS encoding glycosyltransferase family 4 protein, which produces MKILVMFHTPSNAGYAMAALEKIFLKTASKLTGSQEKVFFSFSDLDAGPPKSLPGDFKNVIALNYKDIGTFDSASCYIKEKGIEYAFCFDVQPNAKVCTMLRKNGIKNIVSYWGSTISSKNGPVKLALKKLLLAFNKNKPDHFIFESEAMRDLAVNGRGISMKQTSVIPTGIDTSLFKPAKNKSDYLTTEFKIPSDAKVVFYSGHMEERKGVRTIIESAIELLQSPENNHIHFLICGNRPGEEEKFIAMLQKSNALGHVHFAGYRNDLPTIMPQCHIGVVASTGWDSFPMSTLEMAGCGLPIIVSRLQGLIETVDDHVTGLTFTPGSAKELTNCILLLLNDEQRYNKMSVSAVARIKGKYTTEHQIANLEGCLASVFSGY; this is translated from the coding sequence ATGAAAATTCTAGTCATGTTTCACACCCCCAGCAATGCTGGATACGCAATGGCAGCGTTAGAGAAAATTTTTCTTAAAACTGCGAGCAAATTGACGGGATCTCAAGAAAAAGTATTTTTTTCATTTAGCGATCTTGACGCCGGGCCACCGAAAAGCCTTCCAGGCGATTTTAAAAATGTCATCGCGCTTAACTATAAAGATATCGGGACCTTCGATAGCGCGAGCTGCTACATCAAAGAGAAAGGCATTGAATATGCATTTTGCTTTGACGTTCAACCAAATGCCAAGGTTTGCACGATGTTGCGCAAAAACGGGATTAAAAATATTGTCTCGTATTGGGGCTCTACAATAAGCTCCAAAAATGGTCCTGTTAAGCTAGCTTTAAAGAAGCTGCTTCTTGCATTCAACAAAAATAAACCGGATCACTTTATATTTGAATCGGAAGCAATGAGAGATCTTGCAGTTAATGGAAGAGGAATAAGCATGAAACAAACAAGTGTAATTCCTACCGGGATTGACACGAGCTTATTCAAACCAGCAAAGAATAAAAGCGACTATTTGACAACCGAATTCAAGATACCAAGCGATGCAAAAGTTGTATTCTACTCTGGCCACATGGAAGAACGGAAGGGTGTACGAACAATTATTGAAAGCGCTATTGAGCTACTCCAATCACCGGAGAACAATCACATCCATTTTTTGATCTGTGGCAACCGACCAGGCGAGGAAGAAAAGTTTATTGCCATGCTTCAAAAAAGCAATGCATTAGGACATGTCCATTTTGCCGGCTACCGAAATGACCTGCCCACAATAATGCCACAATGCCACATAGGCGTCGTTGCATCCACCGGATGGGATTCATTTCCAATGTCAACATTGGAAATGGCTGGTTGCGGTTTACCTATAATCGTTTCTCGATTACAAGGTCTAATCGAAACCGTAGATGATCATGTAACCGGCCTCACTTTTACACCAGGGAGTGCAAAAGAATTAACAAATTGTATTCTATTACTTTTAAATGATGAGCAACGATACAACAAAATGTCTGTAAGTGCAGTCGCAAGAATCAAAGGGAAATACACGACTGAACACCAAATCGCCAACCTGGAAGGCTGCTTAGCTTCGGTATTTAGTGGTTACTAG
- a CDS encoding O-antigen ligase family protein encodes MLADLKYFIAECRKQDLAFYCACAYLVFEYLRPHTIFPWLDFLPWAQLSLVIGCIALFKNGELKIQGTHIYVALFALTCIFSYLNTEFPESAKKVIDVPISWFVVVLMFSNSIRNFKQFKLILILFFLIIFKMSLFGAKTWALRGFSFTSWGIAGPRGWFENSGELALIMVIFTCMSFGFLLMHEKVNKLYYLAPLTGAMTVIAASSRGSQLALAVVFIIAAIAIWKVNIKNMLAFSLLAFFALTFLPEEQKARFESMGSDATSESRLVYWSAGLDMLGENKLFGVGLNAFPEYFERYYYDPSAFKAFSYRKEVAHNTLIQAASEMGYPGLFAYCLMVFQCLVLTQKIRSSAHSRSFHTEVVGYTRYVDLALLGYFISSFFMSVALYPYIYFLLGINQGLLNCFSSKNGKKLSQALS; translated from the coding sequence ATGCTGGCCGATCTAAAATACTTTATTGCTGAGTGCCGAAAACAAGATTTAGCGTTTTACTGCGCTTGTGCTTATTTAGTCTTTGAATACTTGCGGCCGCACACCATCTTCCCTTGGTTAGACTTTCTGCCGTGGGCTCAGCTTTCTTTAGTGATCGGTTGCATAGCATTATTTAAAAATGGTGAACTAAAAATTCAGGGGACGCATATCTATGTGGCTCTATTCGCGTTAACGTGCATATTTTCCTATTTAAATACTGAGTTTCCTGAGTCGGCTAAGAAAGTGATTGATGTGCCAATATCATGGTTTGTAGTCGTTCTGATGTTTTCTAATAGCATTCGAAACTTTAAGCAGTTCAAGCTTATTTTAATTCTATTTTTCTTAATCATCTTCAAAATGTCGTTGTTTGGTGCGAAAACCTGGGCGCTGAGGGGGTTCTCTTTTACTTCCTGGGGGATTGCTGGGCCGCGCGGTTGGTTTGAAAATTCTGGCGAGTTGGCGCTGATCATGGTGATTTTTACATGTATGAGTTTCGGCTTTTTATTGATGCACGAAAAAGTTAATAAGCTCTATTATTTAGCTCCGCTTACTGGAGCAATGACGGTTATTGCTGCTAGTTCTCGGGGTAGTCAGCTGGCTCTAGCTGTTGTTTTTATTATTGCAGCCATAGCTATTTGGAAAGTTAATATTAAAAACATGCTGGCCTTTTCCTTGCTGGCATTTTTTGCTCTAACGTTTTTGCCGGAAGAGCAAAAGGCTAGGTTTGAATCTATGGGCAGTGACGCCACATCCGAGTCTCGTTTGGTGTATTGGTCTGCTGGGCTTGATATGCTCGGTGAGAACAAGTTGTTTGGTGTTGGATTGAATGCATTTCCAGAATACTTCGAGCGATACTATTATGACCCGTCTGCCTTTAAAGCATTCTCGTATCGAAAAGAAGTTGCTCATAACACGCTAATTCAAGCCGCAAGTGAAATGGGCTACCCTGGACTATTTGCTTACTGCTTAATGGTTTTCCAATGTCTCGTATTAACCCAAAAAATTAGATCTAGTGCACATTCTCGGAGTTTTCATACGGAGGTAGTTGGCTATACCCGTTATGTCGATTTGGCATTGCTCGGATACTTTATATCTTCTTTTTTTATGTCTGTGGCTCTTTATCCCTATATCTACTTTCTTTTAGGTATAAATCAAGGCCTTTTGAATTGCTTTTCTTCTAAAAATGGAAAAAAGCTAAGTCAAGCGTTAAGTTAA
- a CDS encoding glycosyltransferase: protein MASLNQPLRVMHIISGDLWAGAEVQAYTLLKHLQPDCELSVVCLNDGELSARLGALHIPVEIIPEADFNAAQILFRLRKAILVFKPDIIHTHRQKENILGSIANLLANPIASNRAKCLRTAHGAPEYAPTGLQRIQVALDTWVANHLQFGIIAVSEDLGQILKATYAPEKIFVIHNGVDIEPLQAIEPIEFQPATEGPTRHIGIVGRLEQIKRVDLFLQAAKLILTKKNLNCHFHILGDGKQKPELVRLAKSLEIDRFVTFHGHQSNVHRYIKSLDVLVICSDHEGTPMVVLEACALGVCVVANKTGGLPEIIANEDGHLLSNEHSARGYAQTIENILSARKKTPTLNKKFTAEYNAKKTIELYGKKRKCTATLTSTKCT from the coding sequence ATGGCAAGTTTAAACCAACCGCTGCGCGTAATGCACATTATTTCCGGAGACCTTTGGGCCGGGGCTGAAGTGCAGGCCTATACGCTGCTGAAGCACCTTCAGCCAGACTGCGAACTAAGCGTTGTTTGTTTAAATGATGGTGAGCTATCAGCACGGCTAGGCGCATTACATATTCCCGTTGAAATTATTCCTGAAGCAGACTTCAACGCCGCTCAAATTCTATTTCGCTTGCGTAAAGCCATACTGGTATTTAAGCCAGATATCATTCACACCCATCGGCAAAAAGAAAACATTCTGGGTTCCATTGCAAATCTATTAGCGAACCCAATCGCCTCGAATAGAGCGAAATGCCTGCGCACCGCACACGGCGCACCAGAATATGCGCCAACAGGCCTGCAACGCATTCAGGTAGCCCTGGATACCTGGGTAGCGAACCACTTACAGTTTGGCATAATTGCCGTATCCGAAGACCTAGGGCAGATACTGAAGGCAACATACGCTCCAGAAAAAATTTTCGTGATACACAACGGCGTAGACATAGAACCTCTTCAGGCCATTGAACCCATAGAATTTCAACCGGCTACCGAAGGTCCCACTAGGCATATTGGCATTGTAGGCCGGCTTGAACAGATAAAACGTGTAGACCTGTTTTTACAGGCGGCCAAATTAATCTTAACTAAAAAAAACCTAAACTGTCATTTCCATATCCTAGGTGACGGCAAGCAAAAGCCTGAACTTGTAAGGCTAGCTAAGTCACTGGAAATTGATAGATTTGTTACCTTTCATGGCCATCAATCAAACGTACATCGCTATATTAAATCACTCGATGTACTCGTGATATGCTCAGACCATGAAGGCACGCCAATGGTCGTGCTGGAAGCTTGCGCACTAGGTGTCTGTGTTGTCGCAAACAAAACGGGTGGGTTGCCAGAAATAATAGCAAATGAAGATGGGCACCTACTCAGCAATGAACACTCCGCCAGAGGGTATGCCCAAACAATTGAGAACATTCTCAGTGCAAGAAAAAAAACACCCACTTTAAACAAGAAATTCACTGCCGAGTATAACGCTAAAAAGACCATCGAGTTATACGGCAAAAAACGTAAATGTACCGCCACACTAACGAGCACCAAATGTACATAG
- a CDS encoding ABC transporter ATP-binding protein, producing MYIAQIIKTLLKMLTKTQRAEFYTLTLFFIFSAFIQIVGIASIAPFITLLSDQSIVHSNKFFNYAYKFSGAESESQFTILFALASLALIFVSNLISVVTLWLLIRFSVTIGAQIQSDLFNNYLHREYVYHKSENYNEIISVISQETPRFVYMVLQPFLLLISQSMVAAIIIVGLIAISPSVAFSSAAILGGAYLITYISVKKSLNINGTIMSDRNSKMQSILSESFIGIKDLKLSHTEEVYLTKLKQINLKGLKASASIALTGDIPKFVIETVAFGAILLLAIFALLKGDNGKDLIALLSIYAIAGYKLLPTMQQVYKSISAMSANGPVVDTLYRELNYKSKEKDNTHTRSKIDIQSIDAENIDYTYPNTKERAIRNISLNLSKGKIYTIAGHSGSGKSTLADVLLGLLENQEGQIKINNVPLSEFGIEEYQNNLAYVAQNIFILDSTVTKNVAFGAGDEEIDDKKVAHALQKARANDFVAKLPNGANTQLGQDGKLLSGGQRQRIAIARALYQQSSVLILDEPTSALDIESEYEIMQLLQELKKDMLILVISHRPSAIKLSDQVILLDNGIISSNDSFANLIEKDAGFRALMDKGFGNHTNTKTIESTQENSRQRNEQ from the coding sequence ATGTACATAGCACAGATAATCAAGACACTTCTTAAAATGCTCACTAAAACACAGAGAGCTGAATTTTACACGCTGACACTATTTTTTATATTCTCAGCTTTCATACAAATAGTTGGCATAGCAAGCATTGCGCCGTTTATAACCTTACTCTCAGATCAGAGCATCGTTCACAGCAATAAGTTTTTTAACTATGCGTATAAGTTTTCAGGAGCGGAAAGCGAAAGTCAATTTACAATTCTATTTGCACTGGCGTCTCTCGCACTGATTTTTGTATCAAACTTGATATCCGTTGTAACCCTATGGCTACTTATAAGATTCTCTGTGACGATTGGCGCGCAAATTCAATCGGACCTATTTAACAATTACCTTCACAGAGAATACGTCTATCACAAATCAGAAAATTACAATGAAATAATTTCTGTAATATCGCAAGAAACGCCCCGCTTTGTTTACATGGTTTTACAACCTTTTTTACTGCTTATTAGTCAATCAATGGTGGCTGCAATTATAATCGTAGGGCTTATAGCAATTAGTCCATCAGTTGCATTTTCATCAGCCGCCATCCTTGGAGGAGCCTACTTAATAACCTACATATCAGTGAAGAAGTCCCTAAACATTAACGGGACAATCATGTCTGACCGAAATAGCAAGATGCAGTCTATTCTCTCAGAAAGTTTTATCGGTATAAAAGATTTGAAGTTAAGCCACACCGAAGAGGTTTACTTAACTAAACTAAAGCAGATTAACTTAAAAGGACTTAAAGCATCGGCTTCAATTGCTTTAACGGGGGATATTCCAAAATTCGTTATTGAAACCGTAGCTTTTGGGGCAATCTTACTACTCGCCATTTTTGCCCTTCTCAAAGGCGATAATGGTAAGGATCTCATAGCCCTACTCAGCATCTACGCTATTGCTGGATACAAACTACTGCCCACCATGCAACAGGTTTACAAGTCCATTTCCGCAATGAGTGCAAATGGACCGGTAGTAGACACCTTATACCGCGAACTTAACTACAAATCAAAAGAGAAAGATAATACGCATACGAGAAGTAAAATCGACATACAGTCTATTGATGCAGAGAATATTGACTACACCTACCCAAACACCAAAGAACGAGCGATCCGAAATATCAGTTTAAACCTCAGCAAAGGTAAGATATATACCATTGCGGGTCACTCCGGATCAGGGAAGTCAACGCTTGCAGATGTACTACTTGGCCTACTGGAAAACCAAGAAGGTCAAATCAAAATCAATAATGTACCACTAAGTGAATTTGGAATAGAAGAATACCAGAACAATCTGGCATATGTAGCACAAAACATATTCATTCTTGATAGTACCGTCACCAAAAATGTCGCATTTGGCGCAGGTGATGAAGAAATTGACGATAAAAAAGTGGCTCACGCACTACAGAAAGCACGAGCCAATGATTTCGTAGCCAAGCTGCCGAACGGGGCCAACACCCAACTAGGACAAGACGGTAAACTATTGAGTGGTGGGCAGAGGCAGCGAATTGCCATTGCAAGGGCGCTTTACCAACAAAGCTCAGTTCTTATATTAGACGAACCAACGAGCGCATTGGATATCGAAAGTGAATACGAGATCATGCAACTTTTGCAGGAACTCAAAAAAGACATGCTCATTCTGGTGATATCCCATAGGCCATCGGCGATAAAGTTGTCCGATCAAGTCATTCTTTTGGACAACGGTATTATCTCATCCAACGATAGCTTCGCCAACTTAATCGAGAAAGATGCAGGATTTAGAGCACTAATGGACAAGGGGTTTGGGAATCACACAAACACTAAGACAATAGAAAGCACACAAGAAAATTCCCGGCAGCGCAATGAACAATAA
- a CDS encoding phenylacetate--CoA ligase family protein, producing MNSYLSKYFVYYPATILKGESISKHLNAYRNFQYKSKEDIKSSQNLMFQSILKHAKESSEYYKEALKDVDIDKFSLVRDINSVPALSKNQLINSLDKIQSNMSLRYETKTTGGSTGQPVSILKNTDALARERAATWRAYEWAGIGVGDAQGRFWGVPHSAKAKVKASIIDFIANRMRISAFDLDDKSLGNYYKKLLKFRPKYLYGYVSVIEALANHIDSHNLKPLSGLISIITTSEVLYPHARLKIEKCFGIKVFNEYGCGEVGSIAHECKSGNMHVMADNLFVETDSTGEIIVTDFHNLKTPLIRYRTGDFGELSNKPCSCGVTLPLLSKIQGRAYDIIKLNSGRSIHPESLIYVIEDFKKARNVISQFQAIQTSANNLVINIIPKDDWSSNDAHVINNKLLETFDSQLSIDINLVDSIQREPSGKMRVVKSLLL from the coding sequence ATGAATAGCTACCTATCTAAATATTTCGTCTATTATCCGGCGACAATATTAAAAGGTGAATCAATTTCTAAACACCTAAATGCCTATCGCAATTTTCAGTACAAATCAAAAGAGGATATTAAGAGCTCGCAAAACTTGATGTTCCAATCGATTTTAAAGCACGCCAAGGAATCAAGCGAATATTATAAGGAAGCCTTGAAAGACGTCGACATCGATAAATTTTCTCTTGTCAGAGATATCAACTCCGTACCAGCGCTATCAAAAAACCAGTTAATAAACTCGCTAGACAAAATCCAGTCAAACATGTCACTGCGATATGAAACGAAAACAACTGGAGGGTCCACCGGTCAGCCGGTATCAATTCTAAAGAACACTGACGCCCTAGCAAGAGAACGCGCAGCCACATGGAGAGCCTACGAATGGGCGGGAATTGGAGTTGGAGATGCGCAAGGTCGATTCTGGGGCGTCCCACACTCAGCCAAAGCAAAAGTCAAAGCCAGCATAATTGACTTTATAGCCAACAGGATGCGGATTTCTGCATTTGATTTAGATGATAAATCGCTTGGAAACTACTACAAGAAACTTCTTAAATTTCGACCGAAGTACCTCTATGGATATGTTAGCGTAATAGAAGCTCTAGCCAATCATATTGACAGCCATAACTTAAAACCACTAAGTGGTCTAATATCGATCATTACCACATCAGAGGTTCTCTACCCCCATGCTAGATTAAAAATTGAAAAATGCTTTGGCATCAAAGTTTTTAATGAGTATGGCTGCGGGGAGGTAGGCTCCATTGCCCACGAATGCAAGAGTGGAAACATGCACGTTATGGCAGACAATCTATTTGTTGAAACCGATAGCACCGGCGAGATTATCGTAACGGATTTCCATAACCTTAAGACCCCTCTAATTAGATACAGAACTGGCGATTTTGGAGAACTGTCCAATAAACCTTGTTCGTGCGGGGTAACGCTTCCATTGCTATCAAAAATCCAAGGAAGAGCCTATGACATTATAAAACTTAATTCAGGCAGAAGTATTCATCCCGAATCTCTTATTTACGTTATTGAAGATTTTAAAAAAGCAAGAAATGTTATTTCGCAGTTTCAAGCAATTCAAACCTCAGCGAATAATTTAGTTATTAATATCATCCCAAAGGACGACTGGTCAAGCAATGATGCACATGTTATCAACAACAAATTGCTAGAAACCTTTGACTCTCAATTAAGCATTGATATAAATCTTGTTGATTCAATACAACGAGAACCCTCAGGAAAAATGAGAGTAGTTAAGTCGCTTTTGTTATAA
- a CDS encoding glycosyltransferase, translated as MNTKLNILWLSHLVPYPPKGGVLMRSYYLSRHLAEHHNVDLVAQIQPNLISPFFPSVEEGLETSKQHLGSIFRTTIFSPMDCGNGTFNKLFLALKCLFMNTPYSVEWHNSRIFKESVENLLSERKYDLIHIDTIGLCQFIPDKETTMLALDHHNIESSMMLRRSKKCSNFFKKAYYFLEYIKLNRYENAQCPRSKIHITCSDPDSKQLLRRFPKCKILDIPNPVPRQSSKNQRTPSKESPKALFIGGLDWYPNTDAVQHFLDELALPLIEANQSLTIDIIGKNPNDSIVSASKRFKNVKLHGFVPEIAPFYINSNLYICPIRDGGGTKLKVIDAMINEQAVIGYPEAFEGLDVTDGLNAIICSSREEFLTKFTHYINDIEKILSIGQEARRYAESVHSDDVAGKKLLEFYTANTRKDD; from the coding sequence TTGAATACAAAATTAAATATCTTGTGGCTGTCGCACCTTGTTCCATATCCGCCAAAGGGTGGGGTTCTGATGAGGAGCTATTATTTATCTCGCCACCTAGCCGAACACCATAACGTGGACTTAGTTGCGCAAATTCAACCCAACCTAATCAGCCCCTTTTTTCCGTCTGTCGAAGAAGGCCTAGAAACTTCAAAACAGCATCTGGGGTCGATTTTTAGAACGACAATATTCTCTCCCATGGACTGCGGAAATGGTACATTTAACAAATTGTTTTTGGCTCTAAAATGCCTATTTATGAACACCCCATATTCTGTTGAGTGGCATAACTCAAGGATTTTTAAGGAGTCGGTAGAGAATCTGCTCTCAGAAAGAAAGTACGATCTGATTCACATTGACACCATTGGATTATGTCAATTCATTCCCGATAAAGAGACAACCATGCTGGCACTTGATCACCACAACATTGAGTCTTCTATGATGTTACGTCGATCGAAAAAGTGCAGTAATTTTTTTAAAAAGGCGTACTATTTTCTTGAATACATAAAGCTAAACAGATACGAGAATGCCCAATGCCCACGAAGCAAGATCCATATAACCTGCTCTGATCCTGACTCGAAACAACTACTACGGCGCTTTCCCAAATGCAAGATTTTGGACATACCAAACCCTGTTCCTAGGCAATCATCAAAAAATCAGCGCACGCCAAGCAAAGAATCTCCCAAAGCTCTCTTTATCGGCGGTTTAGACTGGTACCCAAATACTGATGCAGTTCAACATTTCTTAGATGAATTGGCACTTCCATTAATAGAAGCCAACCAAAGCCTAACCATCGATATTATCGGAAAGAATCCAAATGACAGTATAGTCTCAGCCAGCAAACGTTTTAAAAATGTAAAACTACATGGCTTTGTTCCAGAAATTGCTCCCTTCTATATAAACAGCAACTTGTATATATGCCCAATCAGAGATGGTGGAGGCACAAAGCTTAAAGTTATTGATGCTATGATAAATGAACAAGCAGTTATTGGATACCCGGAAGCGTTCGAAGGACTTGATGTAACCGACGGATTAAATGCCATAATCTGTAGTTCCAGAGAAGAGTTTTTAACTAAATTCACTCACTATATAAACGACATAGAAAAAATACTGTCTATAGGCCAAGAAGCTAGGCGGTATGCTGAGTCGGTTCACTCAGACGATGTTGCTGGAAAGAAACTACTCGAATTTTATACTGCCAACACACGGAAGGATGATTGA
- a CDS encoding glycosyltransferase family 2 protein: MDSISVIIPTFNNAQHIEEAIRTILNQTLQATEIIVIDDGSTDNTKSVLESINCSYVYYYRQENSGASSARNFGMKIAKGKYIAFLDADDLWLPNMLEEQAYALNLHTSAALSITNFIRFDATNRVKFLPQFSFYHELALARTRAKPTGNLTAIEGRSFTTLIKFGEFPAFTSAIMFRKSYLKGLLFSTKLKICEDAEFVLKVSTRGGAVFNDNILMEMRRHDSNTTKHWQNISTDKLQALLVLAEYSDLSSDQRIALNDRLIRANIDASTYQLRNGSVIEGLGYYINSLKIAGHPTRKVKGALRATIELVKRSYNTLKQYLL; encoded by the coding sequence ATGGATTCAATATCAGTAATTATACCAACCTTCAACAACGCACAGCATATTGAGGAGGCAATTCGCACCATCCTAAATCAAACGCTGCAAGCAACAGAAATAATCGTTATTGACGACGGGTCCACAGACAACACGAAGTCGGTATTAGAATCGATAAACTGTAGCTATGTGTATTACTACAGGCAGGAAAATTCTGGGGCCTCCTCTGCCAGAAATTTCGGAATGAAAATTGCGAAAGGAAAATACATAGCCTTTTTAGATGCTGACGATCTTTGGTTACCCAACATGCTGGAAGAGCAGGCTTACGCGCTAAATCTCCACACCTCCGCCGCACTTTCCATTACCAATTTCATTCGATTCGACGCTACTAATAGAGTTAAATTTCTACCGCAGTTTTCATTCTATCATGAACTAGCCTTAGCTAGGACGAGGGCCAAGCCGACAGGAAACCTAACCGCCATAGAGGGAAGATCATTCACCACACTTATAAAGTTCGGTGAATTTCCGGCGTTTACCTCTGCCATCATGTTCAGGAAGTCTTACTTGAAAGGACTTCTATTTAGTACAAAGTTAAAAATTTGCGAAGACGCCGAGTTTGTGCTGAAAGTATCTACACGAGGCGGCGCCGTATTCAATGACAATATTTTAATGGAGATGAGAAGGCACGACAGCAACACAACTAAACATTGGCAAAACATATCTACGGATAAATTACAGGCGCTTTTAGTTCTCGCAGAATACTCAGACCTAAGCTCCGACCAAAGAATCGCCCTCAACGACAGACTAATACGTGCAAACATCGACGCCTCGACCTACCAGCTTCGAAACGGTAGTGTTATTGAAGGCCTAGGCTACTACATCAACTCGCTAAAAATTGCCGGACATCCAACCAGAAAAGTAAAAGGAGCGCTGAGAGCAACCATAGAATTAGTCAAACGTAGTTATAACACGCTAAAACAATATTTACTGTAG